In one window of Campylobacter coli DNA:
- a CDS encoding histidine triad nucleotide-binding protein, which yields MKEKTVFELIVEGKIPCNKVLENNDFLAFHDIAPKAPIHILIIPKKHFKDFQEFDPKLMEKMTSFIQELAVLLGVDKSGYRLVTNCGKNSGQEVFHLHFHMLGGFKLPKEKDENENPQALF from the coding sequence ATGAAAGAAAAAACTGTTTTTGAACTCATTGTTGAAGGAAAAATTCCTTGTAATAAAGTACTTGAAAATAATGATTTTTTAGCTTTTCATGATATAGCTCCTAAGGCACCGATTCATATACTTATTATCCCAAAAAAACATTTCAAAGACTTTCAAGAATTTGATCCTAAACTTATGGAAAAAATGACAAGTTTTATACAAGAGTTAGCTGTACTTTTAGGAGTGGATAAAAGTGGATATCGCTTAGTAACAAATTGTGGTAAAAATAGCGGTCAAGAAGTTTTTCATTTGCATTTTCATATGCTAGGCGGCTTTAAACTTCCTAAAGAAAAAGATGAGAATGAAAATCCTCAAGCTTTATTTTAA
- the pheS gene encoding phenylalanine--tRNA ligase subunit alpha, translated as MQNFIEQIQQCKSLNDLEALRVAVLGKKGILTESFAKLKNLAGEEKKEFAAKLNSQKDAFNEAYLLKFKALENLALEEKMKQDALDFNYFDESPTNGALHPVMSTMDRIIEYFVSLNFSIEKGPLIEDDFHNFEALNLPKSHPARDMQDTFYFDDKRLLRTQTSPVQIRTMLAQKPPIRMIAPGAVFRRDFDITHTPMFHQVEGLVVEEGQRVSFANLKSILEDFLRYMFGDVKVRFRPSFFPFTEPSAEVDISCVFCKGCGCRVCKQTGWLEVLGCGVVDPNVFNFVGYKDVSGYAFGLGVERFAMLLHQIPDLRSLFEGDLRLLEQFR; from the coding sequence TTGCAAAATTTTATCGAACAAATTCAACAATGTAAAAGTTTAAACGACTTAGAAGCTCTTAGGGTTGCCGTTCTTGGAAAAAAGGGTATCTTAACGGAGAGTTTTGCAAAGCTAAAAAATCTAGCAGGCGAAGAGAAAAAAGAATTTGCTGCTAAATTAAATTCTCAAAAAGATGCTTTTAATGAGGCTTATTTGTTAAAATTTAAAGCTTTGGAGAATCTAGCTTTAGAAGAAAAAATGAAACAAGATGCGCTTGATTTTAATTATTTTGATGAAAGTCCTACAAATGGTGCTTTACATCCTGTTATGAGTACTATGGATAGAATTATAGAATATTTTGTGAGTTTAAATTTTAGTATAGAAAAAGGTCCTTTAATAGAAGATGATTTTCACAATTTTGAAGCTCTAAATTTGCCAAAATCTCACCCAGCAAGAGATATGCAAGATACTTTTTATTTTGATGATAAAAGACTTCTAAGAACCCAAACTTCTCCTGTGCAAATTCGCACCATGCTTGCGCAAAAACCTCCTATTAGAATGATAGCTCCAGGTGCGGTTTTTAGAAGAGATTTTGATATCACTCATACTCCTATGTTTCATCAAGTAGAGGGACTTGTAGTAGAAGAGGGACAAAGGGTAAGTTTTGCAAATTTAAAAAGTATTTTGGAGGACTTTTTGCGTTATATGTTTGGGGATGTAAAAGTACGTTTCCGTCCTAGCTTTTTCCCATTTACAGAACCATCAGCAGAAGTTGATATTTCGTGCGTATTTTGCAAGGGTTGTGGATGTAGGGTTTGTAAGCAAACAGGTTGGCTTGAGGTTTTAGGATGTGGGGTTGTAGATCCTAATGTATTTAATTTTGTAGGTTATAAAGATGTAAGTGGCTATGCTTTTGGTCTTGGTGTAGAACGCTTTGCAATGCTTTTACATCAAATTCCTGATCTAAGATCTTTATTTGAAGGCGATTTAAGACTATTGGAGCAATTTAGATGA
- the pheT gene encoding phenylalanine--tRNA ligase subunit beta: MIITKSWLSDWLDFEDKSLDDIAHTLNSIGIEVDRICTLKVPDKIVVGFVKEKIKHENSDKLSICQVDVGSEILQIVCGAQNVAQGQFVAVALKGALMPNGMEIKEAKLRGVDSCGMLCSSTELGFEKINDGIMLLDDSIGELELGKALNSYEIFNDGLIEVELTPNRGDCLSIYGIARDLAVALNLNLKEKPPFKEGENVLGIGRILRLSAEKELNSLYNYRAIELKEKIQTNLLISLRLAQVENFGKNPIENLLNYATHSTGVLFNAYDLNSICKENEEFTFNLVKEIHGETKISCQDELLSVSGIYQEEKFKCKEDSKIIIIEANYTDPMIIADAKMSYKKQDEQTIYRSFRGSEPKLNLGMDFLLSVLEKNPDLIIYSSSQQVITSKELPNIPISIESISKTIGQEVDKDEVLKILKKLGFELIISADGLVNVKAPMHRPDIKNLADICEEVVRIIGIDNIASKGLEFVEKNRLNSTYKNYKELVELRKKAVANGYFESLHYVLDNEEELKSLGFNPIKLKLINPITAELNTLRTTLLNHLLNAASLNAKNSKKIIKLFELGVVFGSNNEELNHIAFVHSGYKEEPKISNKAKPELANFYDFLLDLKNIIGDFKLKASKHDILSPYEQADIYLKDLKIGFAGRLHLKIENERDLLKTYICELDLNLIKQHFKLAKPYSKFPSISRDLSILIPKGFEYEKIKNCIEELDLENLENFRLVDLYSDASLENSYSLTLKFVFRDMNKTLEEAQVAEHMDKILQSFKEMGLELR; encoded by the coding sequence ATGATAATTACTAAAAGTTGGTTAAGCGATTGGTTAGATTTCGAAGATAAAAGTTTAGATGATATAGCACATACATTAAATTCTATAGGTATAGAAGTAGATAGAATTTGCACCTTAAAAGTGCCAGATAAAATCGTAGTGGGTTTTGTAAAAGAAAAAATAAAGCATGAAAATTCTGACAAATTGAGTATTTGTCAAGTCGATGTTGGAAGTGAAATTTTGCAAATAGTTTGCGGAGCTCAAAATGTCGCACAAGGACAATTTGTCGCAGTAGCTTTAAAAGGTGCTTTAATGCCAAATGGTATGGAGATTAAAGAAGCTAAATTGCGCGGAGTGGATTCTTGTGGCATGCTTTGTTCTAGCACAGAATTGGGTTTTGAAAAAATCAATGATGGCATCATGCTTTTAGATGATAGCATAGGGGAGTTAGAGCTTGGAAAAGCTTTAAATTCTTATGAAATTTTTAATGATGGCTTGATCGAGGTTGAATTAACTCCAAATAGAGGAGATTGTCTTAGTATTTATGGTATAGCACGCGATTTAGCAGTGGCTTTAAATTTAAACCTAAAAGAAAAACCACCTTTCAAAGAAGGGGAGAATGTTTTAGGTATAGGTCGTATTTTACGCTTGAGTGCTGAAAAAGAATTAAACAGTCTTTATAATTACAGAGCTATAGAATTAAAAGAAAAAATTCAAACGAATTTACTCATTAGTTTAAGATTAGCACAGGTAGAAAATTTTGGAAAAAATCCTATAGAAAATTTATTAAATTATGCAACGCACTCTACAGGTGTGCTTTTTAATGCTTATGATCTAAATTCTATTTGCAAAGAGAACGAAGAATTTACTTTCAATTTAGTCAAAGAAATACATGGCGAAACCAAAATTTCTTGCCAAGATGAACTTCTTAGCGTGAGTGGAATTTATCAAGAGGAGAAATTTAAGTGCAAGGAAGATTCTAAGATAATTATCATTGAGGCAAATTATACGGATCCAATGATTATTGCAGATGCTAAAATGTCCTATAAAAAGCAAGATGAGCAAACTATTTATAGAAGTTTTAGAGGTAGTGAACCTAAATTAAATTTAGGTATGGATTTTTTATTAAGTGTTTTAGAAAAAAATCCAGATTTGATTATTTACAGCTCCTCACAGCAAGTTATAACAAGCAAGGAATTACCTAATATACCAATCAGTATTGAAAGTATTAGCAAGACCATAGGGCAAGAAGTGGACAAAGATGAAGTTTTAAAAATTCTTAAAAAATTAGGTTTTGAGCTTATAATTTCTGCTGATGGACTTGTCAATGTTAAAGCTCCAATGCATCGTCCTGATATAAAAAATTTAGCTGATATTTGCGAAGAAGTAGTGCGTATCATAGGTATTGATAATATTGCTTCAAAAGGTTTGGAATTTGTAGAAAAAAATCGTTTAAATTCCACTTATAAAAATTATAAAGAGCTAGTAGAGCTAAGAAAAAAAGCAGTAGCTAATGGATATTTTGAAAGTTTGCATTATGTTTTGGACAATGAAGAAGAGTTAAAATCCCTTGGTTTTAATCCTATAAAATTAAAACTTATCAATCCAATTACTGCAGAGTTAAACACTCTAAGAACAACGCTTTTAAACCACCTTCTAAACGCAGCAAGTTTAAATGCAAAAAATTCTAAAAAAATCATTAAACTTTTTGAACTTGGGGTAGTTTTTGGAAGCAATAATGAAGAATTAAATCATATAGCTTTTGTGCATTCAGGCTATAAAGAAGAGCCTAAAATTTCGAATAAAGCAAAACCTGAATTAGCTAATTTTTATGATTTTCTTTTAGATCTTAAAAATATCATAGGAGATTTTAAATTAAAAGCTTCAAAACATGATATTTTAAGTCCTTATGAGCAAGCTGATATTTATTTAAAAGATTTAAAAATAGGTTTTGCAGGTCGCTTGCATTTAAAAATAGAAAATGAAAGAGATTTGCTAAAAACATATATTTGCGAACTTGATTTAAATTTAATTAAACAGCATTTTAAATTGGCTAAACCTTATTCTAAATTTCCAAGCATTAGCAGAGATCTTAGCATACTCATACCTAAGGGTTTTGAATACGAAAAAATTAAAAATTGCATAGAGGAATTAGATTTAGAAAATTTGGAAAATTTCCGCTTAGTTGATTTGTATAGCGACGCAAGCCTTGAAAATTCTTATAGCTTAACTCTTAAATTTGTTTTTAGAGATATGAATAAAACTTTAGAAGAGGCTCAAGTTGCAGAACATATGGATAAAATTTTGCAAAGCTTTAAAGAAATGGGGCTTGAATTAAGATGA
- the aroA gene encoding 3-phosphoshikimate 1-carboxyvinyltransferase — MKINALKSFNTEISDIAADKSISHRFAIFSLLTQGENRAKNYLLAEDTLNTLKIIENLGAKVKREGSNVSITPPSVILSPNCVLECGNSGTAMRLMIGFLAGVSGFFVLSGDKYLNNRPMKRICKPLSEIGAKIYGREQANLAPLCIEGQKLKAFDYKSEISSAQVKTAMILSAFRADKTSKFSEISLSRNHSENMLKAMNAPLKISEDNLSLEISPLNQALKAQDILIPNDPSSAFYFALAAIILPNSKVVLKNILLNPTRIEAYKILQKMGAKLEIKITQNDFETIGEIHASSSELKAVEVKENIAWLIDEAPALAIAFALAKGKSKLINAKELRVKESDRIAATVENLKLCGVNAKELEDGFEIEGSQIKKAKIKSYGDHRIAMSFAILGLLCGMEIDEGECIKTSFPNFMDILAKIGARIDY, encoded by the coding sequence ATGAAGATAAATGCTTTAAAATCCTTTAATACCGAAATTTCTGATATAGCAGCAGATAAAAGCATATCTCATCGTTTTGCTATTTTTTCGCTTTTAACCCAAGGTGAAAATAGAGCCAAAAATTATCTTTTAGCTGAAGATACTTTAAATACTCTTAAAATAATAGAAAATTTAGGAGCCAAAGTCAAACGAGAAGGTTCTAATGTAAGCATTACGCCACCTAGCGTGATACTTTCTCCTAATTGTGTTTTAGAATGTGGAAATTCAGGTACTGCAATGCGCTTAATGATAGGATTTTTAGCAGGTGTTTCAGGCTTTTTTGTTTTAAGCGGTGATAAATATCTTAATAATCGTCCTATGAAAAGAATTTGCAAACCCTTAAGTGAAATTGGTGCGAAAATTTACGGCAGAGAACAGGCAAATTTAGCTCCACTTTGCATAGAGGGACAAAAATTAAAAGCTTTTGATTATAAAAGTGAAATTTCTTCAGCTCAAGTTAAAACAGCTATGATTTTATCGGCTTTTAGAGCAGATAAAACTTCCAAATTTAGCGAAATATCTTTAAGCAGAAACCACAGCGAAAATATGTTAAAAGCTATGAATGCACCTTTAAAAATCAGTGAAGATAATTTAAGTCTTGAAATCTCTCCTTTAAATCAAGCTTTAAAAGCTCAAGATATTCTTATACCTAACGATCCTTCTTCGGCTTTTTATTTTGCTTTAGCTGCGATTATTTTGCCTAATTCTAAAGTAGTTTTAAAAAATATTTTACTCAATCCTACACGTATTGAAGCTTACAAAATTTTGCAAAAAATGGGTGCAAAACTTGAAATAAAAATTACACAAAATGATTTTGAAACCATAGGCGAAATTCATGCAAGCTCAAGCGAGTTAAAAGCGGTAGAAGTTAAAGAAAATATAGCTTGGCTTATAGATGAAGCACCTGCTTTAGCCATAGCATTTGCCTTAGCAAAAGGTAAATCTAAACTCATTAATGCCAAAGAACTTCGAGTAAAAGAAAGCGATAGAATTGCTGCTACGGTTGAAAATTTAAAACTTTGTGGAGTAAATGCTAAAGAACTTGAAGACGGTTTTGAAATCGAAGGCTCTCAAATCAAAAAAGCTAAGATAAAAAGCTATGGAGATCACCGTATTGCTATGAGTTTTGCGATTTTGGGCTTACTTTGTGGAATGGAAATTGATGAAGGTGAATGCATTAAAACTTCTTTCCCTAATTTTATGGATATTCTTGCAAAAATAGGAGCTAGAATTGATTATTGA
- a CDS encoding 4-hydroxy-3-methylbut-2-enyl diphosphate reductase, translating into MIIELAKNYGFCFGVKRAIKKAEQIKDAATIGPLIHNNEEISRLQKNFNVKTLENIRALSDEKKAIIRTHGITKQDLEELKKKDIEIFDATCPFVTKPQQICEQMSAEGYDVVIFGDENHPEVKGVRSYVTTKAYVVLDKKELEDIKLPNKIAVVSQTTKKPEHFMEIVNFLILKVKEVRVFNTICDATFKNQDAIKELSVKSDVMIVVGGKNSANTKQLFLIAKANCEDSYLIETEEELQKEWFLNKTHCGISAGASTPDWIIKKVIAKIESFKC; encoded by the coding sequence TTGATTATTGAATTAGCTAAAAATTATGGCTTTTGTTTTGGTGTAAAAAGAGCAATTAAAAAAGCCGAACAAATTAAAGACGCAGCGACCATAGGACCGCTTATCCATAACAATGAAGAAATTTCTCGTTTGCAAAAAAATTTCAATGTTAAAACCTTAGAAAATATAAGGGCTTTAAGCGATGAAAAAAAGGCTATTATAAGGACGCATGGAATCACCAAGCAAGATTTAGAAGAACTTAAAAAGAAAGATATTGAAATTTTTGATGCAACTTGCCCTTTTGTAACCAAACCACAACAAATTTGCGAACAAATGAGTGCTGAAGGTTATGATGTAGTGATTTTTGGCGATGAAAATCATCCCGAAGTTAAGGGTGTAAGAAGTTATGTGACTACAAAAGCTTATGTGGTTTTGGATAAAAAAGAACTCGAAGATATTAAATTGCCTAATAAAATTGCAGTTGTTAGCCAAACGACTAAAAAACCTGAGCATTTTATGGAAATAGTCAATTTTTTAATTCTTAAGGTTAAAGAGGTAAGAGTTTTTAATACAATTTGCGATGCAACTTTTAAAAATCAAGATGCCATCAAAGAACTTTCGGTTAAAAGTGATGTGATGATAGTTGTTGGAGGTAAAAATTCAGCCAATACCAAGCAACTTTTTTTAATAGCTAAGGCAAATTGCGAAGACAGCTATCTTATCGAAACTGAAGAAGAATTGCAAAAAGAATGGTTTTTAAATAAAACGCATTGCGGAATTAGCGCTGGGGCTAGTACACCTGATTGGATTATTAAAAAAGTTATAGCTAAAATAGAATCATTTAAGTGCTAA
- a CDS encoding 30S ribosomal protein S1, translating into MSEVNKKVQNNLEDYLEDEDFGQLLEAFDKSREETITEGVIVEIKNDEVYVDIGRKSEGILALNEIQDENANLLFKVGDSIKVAVIGSRGGRSLLSHKKALRKEKVIEFIQNYKEDDEYIFEVKVVGKNKGGLVVVNDDDVEFFLPKSQYGFKENNNIIGKTFKVKIIKVDKEEQSIIVSRKKTLDDERKKRKELINNIAQQEGLIEGVVKKITTYGMFVDVGGVDGLVHYSEISYKGPVNPSILYKEGDKVPVKVVKYDKDRKHLSLSIKAALPDPWGEIKDSLEVGDTIKVIVSNIEPYGAFVDLGNDIEGFLHISEISWDKNIKNPKDYISKGQEIDVEVIEINSDERRLRVSLRNLLSKPFDEFMKSHKIGDVIEGEVTSTTSFGAFVKIGSVEGLLHNEDASWDRNEKCKDKFNNGDIIKVKIIKIDEEGQKISLSIKELSESPVQEYAKNHKVGDIVKGKIRDIKDFGVFVELNKNVDALIHKEDISASTLENLKIGDEIEAAIAFIDEKKNRIRLSVKNLVKIKEREVLNEINNDDKVTLGDIIKDQLA; encoded by the coding sequence ATGAGCGAGGTGAACAAAAAAGTTCAAAACAATTTAGAGGACTATCTTGAAGATGAAGACTTTGGTCAGCTTTTAGAAGCTTTTGACAAGTCAAGAGAAGAAACTATAACCGAAGGCGTAATCGTAGAGATTAAAAATGATGAAGTCTATGTAGATATAGGTAGAAAATCAGAAGGTATTTTAGCATTAAATGAAATTCAAGATGAGAATGCTAATTTGTTATTTAAAGTAGGTGATAGCATTAAAGTTGCTGTTATAGGCTCTCGTGGTGGTAGATCTTTACTTTCTCACAAAAAAGCTTTAAGAAAAGAAAAAGTTATCGAATTTATTCAAAATTATAAAGAAGATGATGAGTATATTTTTGAAGTAAAAGTAGTGGGAAAAAATAAAGGCGGACTTGTTGTCGTAAATGATGATGATGTAGAATTTTTCTTACCAAAGTCACAATACGGCTTTAAAGAAAATAATAATATTATAGGTAAAACCTTTAAAGTTAAAATCATCAAAGTTGATAAAGAGGAACAAAGCATTATTGTATCCAGAAAGAAAACTTTAGATGATGAAAGAAAAAAACGCAAGGAGCTTATTAATAATATCGCTCAGCAAGAAGGACTTATCGAAGGTGTTGTGAAAAAAATTACAACTTATGGTATGTTTGTTGATGTGGGTGGCGTTGATGGACTTGTTCATTACAGCGAAATTTCATACAAAGGACCTGTAAATCCTAGTATCTTATACAAAGAAGGAGATAAAGTTCCTGTTAAAGTAGTAAAATACGACAAAGATCGCAAACATTTATCCCTTTCTATCAAAGCAGCCTTACCTGATCCTTGGGGAGAGATTAAAGATAGCTTAGAAGTGGGCGATACTATCAAAGTTATTGTTTCAAATATAGAGCCATATGGTGCTTTTGTTGATCTTGGTAACGATATAGAAGGATTTTTGCATATCAGTGAAATTTCTTGGGATAAAAATATAAAAAATCCAAAAGATTACATAAGCAAGGGTCAAGAAATTGATGTTGAAGTGATTGAAATCAATTCAGACGAAAGACGCTTAAGAGTATCTTTGAGAAATTTACTTTCTAAACCTTTTGATGAATTTATGAAAAGTCATAAAATCGGCGATGTGATAGAAGGAGAAGTAACTTCAACGACTTCTTTTGGTGCTTTTGTGAAAATTGGTTCTGTAGAAGGTCTTTTGCATAATGAAGATGCATCTTGGGATAGAAATGAAAAATGTAAAGATAAATTTAACAATGGTGATATTATCAAAGTTAAGATTATCAAAATCGACGAAGAAGGGCAAAAAATTTCTTTAAGTATCAAAGAACTTAGTGAATCCCCTGTTCAAGAATATGCCAAAAATCATAAAGTAGGTGATATTGTTAAAGGAAAAATCAGAGATATTAAAGATTTTGGTGTATTTGTAGAGCTAAATAAAAATGTGGATGCACTTATCCATAAAGAAGATATTAGTGCTTCAACTCTTGAGAATTTAAAAATCGGTGATGAGATTGAAGCAGCAATTGCATTCATTGATGAAAAGAAAAATAGAATTCGCCTAAGTGTTAAAAATTTGGTTAAAATTAAAGAGCGAGAAGTATTGAATGAAATCAACAATGATGATAAAGTAACTTTAGGTGATATCATTAAAGATCAGTTAGCTTAA
- the serA gene encoding phosphoglycerate dehydrogenase has protein sequence MKKKIIVCDAILDKGVELLRKAEDIELIEAAKVPKNELMDMLADVEVAITRSSTDVDANFLNHAKKLKALIRAGVGVDNVDIPECSKRGVIVMNVPTANTIAAVELTMAHLLSSARSFVNAHNFLKNERKWEREKWYGVELMGKTLGVIGFGNIGSRVAIRAKAFGMKILAYDPYISASKITDLDMEQAKSLDEILTQSDFITIHTPKTKETNGMIGINEIAKMKDGIRLINCARGGLYTEEALCEGLKSGKIAWLGIDVFEKEPATNHPLLDFENVSVTSHLGANTLESQDNIAREACEQALSAARGVAYPNALNLPIKTEDLPPFVAPYIELVSKMAFLAVQIDKNPIKSIKLEAEGVIGEYATSMLTFAAVGALSGILGEKINYVNAEFVAKEKGVDLSCETLPNSGYNNKLSVKIITENSNINVSGTVFNENEQRIVGLNGFQTDFKPKGKMIIFKNKDIPGVIAKISSVLASKNINIADFRLGRDGFGYALAVVLIDEKVQKEVLEELRQLEACIFVQYVEI, from the coding sequence ATGAAAAAAAAGATTATTGTTTGTGATGCAATTTTAGATAAAGGTGTAGAGCTTTTAAGAAAAGCTGAGGATATTGAGCTTATAGAAGCTGCTAAAGTTCCGAAAAATGAGTTAATGGATATGCTTGCAGATGTAGAAGTTGCTATTACTAGAAGTTCTACTGATGTGGATGCAAATTTTTTAAACCATGCTAAAAAACTCAAAGCTCTTATACGCGCAGGAGTAGGAGTGGATAATGTTGATATCCCTGAATGCTCTAAGCGTGGCGTTATAGTAATGAATGTCCCAACTGCTAATACTATTGCTGCAGTAGAGCTTACTATGGCACATCTTTTAAGTTCTGCTAGAAGCTTTGTTAATGCGCATAATTTTTTAAAGAATGAAAGAAAATGGGAAAGAGAAAAATGGTATGGCGTAGAACTTATGGGTAAAACCTTGGGTGTTATCGGTTTTGGTAATATAGGTTCGCGTGTAGCCATCCGCGCTAAAGCTTTTGGTATGAAAATTTTAGCTTATGATCCATATATTTCAGCTTCTAAAATCACAGACTTAGATATGGAGCAAGCAAAAAGCTTAGATGAAATTCTTACTCAAAGCGATTTTATCACTATTCATACACCAAAAACCAAAGAAACTAATGGTATGATTGGCATAAATGAAATTGCAAAAATGAAAGATGGCATAAGACTTATTAATTGCGCTCGTGGAGGTTTATATACAGAAGAGGCTTTATGTGAGGGCTTAAAAAGTGGTAAAATAGCTTGGCTTGGTATCGATGTTTTTGAAAAAGAGCCTGCTACTAATCATCCTCTTTTAGATTTTGAAAATGTTTCAGTAACTTCTCATCTTGGTGCAAACACTCTAGAAAGTCAAGATAATATTGCAAGAGAAGCTTGTGAACAAGCTCTCAGCGCAGCTAGAGGCGTAGCATACCCTAATGCTCTTAATCTACCGATTAAAACCGAGGATTTACCGCCTTTTGTAGCACCTTATATAGAACTTGTTTCGAAGATGGCATTTTTAGCAGTTCAAATCGATAAAAATCCTATAAAAAGTATTAAACTAGAAGCAGAAGGAGTAATAGGTGAATATGCTACTTCAATGCTTACTTTTGCTGCTGTAGGAGCTTTAAGTGGAATTTTAGGTGAAAAAATAAATTATGTTAATGCTGAATTTGTTGCAAAAGAAAAAGGCGTGGACTTATCTTGCGAAACTCTTCCAAATAGTGGTTATAACAACAAACTTAGTGTTAAAATCATCACAGAAAATTCAAATATCAATGTTTCAGGAACTGTATTTAACGAAAATGAACAACGCATAGTTGGATTAAATGGCTTCCAAACTGATTTTAAACCAAAAGGAAAAATGATCATTTTCAAAAATAAAGATATCCCAGGGGTTATTGCTAAAATCAGCTCTGTCTTAGCATCTAAAAATATCAATATTGCTGATTTTAGATTGGGTAGAGATGGTTTTGGATATGCTTTAGCAGTGGTATTAATCGATGAAAAAGTGCAAAAAGAAGTTTTAGAAGAATTAAGACAATTAGAGGCGTGTATATTTGTACAATATGTCGAAATCTAA
- a CDS encoding response regulator transcription factor, with amino-acid sequence MSKSKILIIEDDTDLNDLLSLRLKACDYQIFSLLDFKEVEDLLDNEQIDLLIVDRNLPSGDSLDKIKELRKQGYKEAVIFLTAKTLHQDLLEGFESGCDDYMCKPFDFNELLLRIKAILKRHKREEERLVFKDFSLDLINYEFFYKNEKLDISNLEYELLKCFFENPNALLTRQFLSESVWKDDTTSDKTINIALTRLRNKFPKLKEYIISVRGIGYKIC; translated from the coding sequence ATGTCGAAATCTAAAATTCTTATCATAGAAGATGATACAGATTTAAATGATTTGCTTAGTTTGAGGCTTAAGGCTTGTGATTATCAAATTTTTTCCTTGCTAGATTTTAAAGAAGTTGAAGATTTGCTCGATAATGAGCAAATCGATCTTTTGATAGTTGATAGAAATCTTCCAAGTGGAGATTCTTTGGATAAGATTAAAGAGCTAAGAAAGCAGGGCTATAAAGAAGCGGTGATTTTTCTAACCGCTAAAACCCTGCATCAAGACTTGCTTGAAGGTTTTGAAAGCGGTTGTGATGATTATATGTGCAAGCCTTTTGATTTTAATGAATTATTGCTTCGCATTAAAGCCATCTTAAAGCGTCATAAAAGAGAAGAAGAGAGATTGGTTTTTAAAGATTTCTCTTTGGATTTAATCAATTATGAATTTTTCTATAAAAATGAAAAACTAGATATTTCAAATTTAGAATATGAGCTTTTAAAATGCTTTTTTGAAAATCCCAATGCTTTGTTAACACGACAATTTTTAAGCGAAAGCGTATGGAAAGATGACACTACAAGCGATAAAACAATCAATATAGCATTAACAAGACTAAGAAACAAATTCCCAAAGCTTAAAGAGTATATTATAAGCGTTAGAGGTATTGGTTATAAGATATGCTAA